The Candidatus Deferrimicrobiaceae bacterium nucleotide sequence GACGTCGACGCGGTGGCGAACGCCGTGGGGCCGTGCGCGGAGTACGAAAAGGGGGTCTTCCTCACGTGCGCGCGGTCGAAGCGGCCCGTGGCGAGCATCGGGGACGGCGTCCTCTCCGGCGATGACCGCAGGGAGATCCACGATGCCTTCCGCCGCGCGGGGGCCGGAGCCGTCTCCGGGTGCGGCCTTTTGCCCGGCTGGACGGACCTGCTGGCCGCCCACTTCCTCCCGACGGCGGTCGGGAAACGGTTCTCCCGCGGGGGCGGCGGAACGTTCCTGTTCTGTTCCCCGGACCGGTTCGGCGGCTACGCCTTCTTCCGCCGGATCGCCCGGGAAATCGGACGTCCCTCGGCCTCCCCGCCCCGCGCTCCCGTCGGCAGATACTTCGAGGCGGGGGAAGGACGGGTGATCGGTTTTCCGGAAGGGAAGCCGGCCGGGATCTGCAAGGGGATCGCCGGCGGTTTCGGGGTGTTCGGAGCCGTGGGGAGGGAGATGTCCGCCGCGTTCCTGTTCTGGCTCCGCCGGTCGTTGCGGCCGGCGGAGGGGACCCCCGCAGCCGCCGCGGGGGTGTGCCCGGCGGGCGAAGGACACAAGGGGTACGCGGCCATTAGCGACCCGGACGGGCGGGTCGCCGGGACGGTGCTCGCCGAAACCGTCCTGCTGCTGGGCCGGGAACGGGGAAATCGGAACGGCCTCCTGCCGCTCCCCGAGATCCTCGGAAGGGAGGAGGCCGCGCGAATCGCCTCGTCCTGCAACGCAACCGTTACGGTGGACCCGCCGGAACAATCCTAATGGCGCACCACGTCCCCGCCTTCCCCCTTCGGGGCGGCCGGGGGCGGCTCCGGAACCGGCTCCGATTCCGGAACTTTTACCGTCTCGGGCATTTCGATGGCGGCGGAGATCACCTCGTCCATGTGCCGGACGAAGATGACCTTCACGTTTTTCTTGATCTTCGCCGGGATCTCGGCGAGATCCTTCTCGTTCTCGGCGGGCAGGATCACCGTCTTGATCCCGCCCCGATGGGCCGCCAGCAGCTTCTCCTTCACCCCGCCGATGGGCAGGACGCGCCCCCGCAGGGTGATCTCCCCCGTCATCGCCAGGTCGTTGCGCGCGGGGACGCGCAACAGCGCGGAAGCGAGCGCCGTCGCCATCGTGATCCCCGCCGAGGGACCGTCCTTGGGGATCGCCCCTTCCGGCACGTGGATGTGGATGTCGATCTTCTGGTAGAAGTCCTTCTCGAGGCCCATGATCTCCGCGCGGGTGCGGATGTAGGAGAGCGCCGCGTGCGCGGACTCCTGCATCACCTCGCCGAGCTTCCCGGTGACCTTCAGGTTCCCCTTCCCGGGCATGATCGCCGCCTCGATGAGGAGAAGCTCTCCGCCGAACTCGGTCCATGCGAGCCCCGTCGCCAGGCCGATCTGCCTCTTGTCCTCCGCCTCGCCGTACCGGTACCTCGTGACCCCCAGGTACCGGCGCACCGACTGCGGGGTGATCCGGACCTTCCCCGGCCCCTTCTCCTTGACGAATTCCCGCGCGACCTTCCGCAGAATGGAGGCCATCTCCCGTTCCAGGTTCCGGACCCCCGCTTCCCGGGTGTAGTACCGGATCACGAAGAGAATCGACGAGCTGGAAAAGGTGATCCTGTCCGCCGGCAGCCCGTGCTCCTCCATCTTTTTCGGGAGGAGATGGTCGATGGCGATGTGCAGTTTCTCCACCTCCGTGTAGCCGGGGATCCGGATGATCTCCATCCGGTCCTGCAGGGGCGGAGGGATGCCGTAGAGCATGTTCGCCGTCGTGATGAACATCACGTCGGACAGGTCGTAGTCGACGTCCAGGTAATGGTCGTTGAACGAGTTGTTCTGCTCGGGGTCGAGCACCTCGAGGAGGGCCGCCGAGGGGTCCCCCCGGAAGTCCATCGACATCTTGTCGACCTCGTCGAGCAGAAACACGGGGTTGACCGTACCCGCCTTCTTCATCTGCTGCATGATCTTCCCGGGGAGCGCCCCGATATAGGTCCTCCGGTGCCCCCGGATTTCCGCCTCGTCGCGAACGCCTCCCAGGGACATGCGGACGAACTTCCGCTCCGTCGCCCGCGCGATCGACTTGGCGAGGGAAGTCTTCCCCACCCCCGGCGGGCCCACGAAGCAGAGGATCGGCCCTTTCAGCTTCGTCACCAGCTTGCGGACCGCGAGGTACTCGAGAATCCGCTCCTTGACCTTTTCCAGGCCGTAGTGGTCCTCGTTCAGGATCCGCTCCGCGATCTCGATGTCGAGCTTGTCCTCCGTGCGCTCCTGCCAGGGGATCGAGATGAGCCAGTCGACGTAGTTCCGGCTGACGGTGGCCTCCGCCGACATCGGCGACATGAGACGCAGCTTCTTGATCTCCTTCTCGGCCTTCTGCTGCGCCTCCTTGCCCATCTTCTTCTTCTTGACCTTCTCCTCGAGCTCGTCGAGCTCCGTTCGTCCCTCGTCCCCCTGCCCGAGCTCCTTCTGAATGGCGCGCATCTGCTCGTTCAGGTAGAACTCCCGCTGCGTCCTTTCCATCTGCTTCTTGACGCGCCCGCGGATCCGCCTCTCGATCTCGAGAATCTCGATCTCCCCCTCGAGGAGGGACAGCAGCTTCTCCATCTGTTCTCTCGTCGTCGGAAGCTCCAGGACCGACTGCTTGTCCGCCAGCTTGATCGGCAGGTGGGCGGCCACGGTGTCGGCGAGCTTCGCCGGGTCGTCCAGGGACCCGAGCTGCGTCAGCACCTCGACGGGGATCTTCTTGCTGAGCTTCGCGAAGTTCTCGAAGGAGGAGACGACGTTCCGGACCAGCGCCTCGGCATGGGCCCCCCCGAACCGCTCGACCGGGTACTCCTCGACGCTCCCCTGGAAATATTGGTCGTTCGGCAGGTAGTGGAGGAGCCGCGCCCGGAACCGCCCGTCGACCAGGGCCTTGACCGTGCCGTCGGGGAGCTTCAGGATCTGGACGATGTGCGCGACGGTCCCGATGCGGAAGATGTCCTCCTCCCCGGGCTCGTTCGTCGAGGCGTCCTTCTGGGCGGCGAGGAAGATGAGCCGGCCCTGCGCGAGCGAGGCGTCGAGGGCCGCGATCGACCGGTCCCTTCCGATGAAAAGAGGAACCACCATGTGCGGGAACACCACGATGTCCCGCAACGGGAGAAGCGGGAGGATCCTCTTCCTGTCTTCCATACACCCTCCGCGTCGAACCTGCGCCCCCGGACGGGGGCCGGATCCGTCCGGGTCCGTTTACGCCAGTTCGGCCTTCTTCCCCTGCACGATTTCGGGAGGCACCTTGCCGCCGACGACGTCTTCGGTGATGATGCACTTCTTGATGTTGTTCTGGGAAGGGATGTCGTACATGACGTCCAGCATGATGTGCTCGAGGATGGAACGGAGCCCCCGAGCCCCCGCCTTGCGCCCGATCGCCTGCTTCGCGATGGACCGCAACGCGTCTTCGCTGAACTCGAGCTTCACGTTTTCGAACTCGAAGAGCCGCTGGTACTGCCGTACGAGCGCGTTCTTCGGCTTCGTGAGGATCTGGACCAGCGCATCCTCGTCGAGCTCGTGCAGCGTGGCCATCACCGGGAGGCGACCCACGAACTCGGGAATGAGTCCGAAGCGGATCAGGTCCTCCGGCTGCACCGCTTCGAGGAGCTTGCCGATGTTCCTCTCCGAGCGGGAGACGATGTCGGCCGCGAACCCCATCATCTTCTTCGTGGTCCGCCGTTCCACGATCCCGTCGAGCCCGATGAACGCCCCCCCGCAGAGGAAGAGGATGTTTCCCGTGTCGACCTTGATGAAGTCCTGCTGCGGATGCTTGCGGCCGCCCTTGGGGGGGACATTCGCGATCGTCCCCTCCAGGATCTTGAGCAGCGCCTGCTGGACCCCCTCGCCGGACACGTCCCTCGTGATCGACGGATTCTCCGACTTCCGGGCGATCTTGTCGATCTCGTCGATGTAGACGATCCCCTTCTGGGCCTTCTCCACGTCGTAGTCGGAAGCCTGCAGGAGGCTCAGGATGATGTTCTCGACATCCTCCCCCACGTATCCGGCCTCGGTGAGCGTGGTCGCGTCCGCGATCGTGAACGGGACGTTCAGGATGCGGGCCAGCGTCTGGGCCAGAAGGGTCTTCCCGCTTCCCGTGGGACCGAGCAGGAGGATGTTCGACTTCTGGAGCTCGACCCCGTCGCCCGCGCGCGTCTCGACCCGCTTGTAATGGTTGTATACCGCGACGGAGAGGATCTTCTTGGCCCGCTCCTGCCCGATCACGTATTCGTCGAGGATCTTCTTGATTTCCGTGGGTTTCGGGAGCCGGCGCCGCTTCTCCTCGAGGGAATCATCGACTTCGTACTCTTCGGTGATGATGTCGTTGCAGAGTTCCACGCATTCGTCGCAGATGTACACGGTCGGACCGGCGATGAGCTTGCGGACCTCGTTCTGAGCCTTTCCGCAGAACGAGCACACCAGCATGTTGGCCTTATCGTTGATTTTCCGGGTCAATGTCGCCTCCGTCAGTCTACGAGCGGTCTTGCGGGCAACGACCTCTTCTCCACCACCGTATCGATTATACCATAGGTCCTCGCCTGCTCCGCCGACATGAAAAAGTCGCGCTCGGTGTCCGCAGCGATCCGGGAAAGGGGCTGTCCCGTGTGCTTGGAGATGATTTTATTGAGCTCCTCGCGCATCCTGAGGATCTCCCGGGCGTGGATCTCGATTTCGGTGGCCTGTCCCTTCGCCCCCCCCATCGGCTGGTGGATCAGGACCCGCGCGTTGGGCAGCGCCGTCCGTTTCCCGGCGGCCCCTCCGGCCAGCAGCACCGCGGCCATCGACGAGGCCTGCCCGATGCACACGGTGGCCACCTGCGGCTTGATGAACTGCATGGTGTCGTAGATGGCCATCCCCGCCGTCACGTACCCCCCGGGGGAGTTGATGTACAGGTTGACATCCTTGTCCGGGTCATCCGCCTCGAGAAACAGCAGCTGGGCGATCACCAGGTTGGCGACTTCGTCGTCGATGCCGCTGCCGATGAATACGATGCGGTCCTTGAGCAGCCGGGAATAGATGTCGTAGGACCGCTCGCCGCGGCTGGTCTGCTCCACAACAATGGGCACGAGGTTCATCCCGCCACCTCCTCCTTGGCAACGGCGCTCGCGAGCAGGTAGGCCATCACCTTTTTGTCCAGCAGCCGGTTGCGCAGGTTGTCCATCCGCTCCTCGTCCCCGTACATCTCCCGGATCTTCTCATACTCGATCCCGGACCGGGCCGCCATTTCCTTCAGCTCCGCCTCGATCTCGGAGTAGGGTACGTCGATCCCCTCCTTCTCCGCGATCACCGCGAGGAGGAGGGACAGGCGGACCGACCGCTCGGCGTTCGGCGCGAACCTCTCTTTCATCTTTTCGAAATCCAGGCTCACTTTCTTTAGGTCGATCCCCTGGGAAACGAGCCGGCTCGCGGTATCCTCGATCATGGAGACGATCTCCCGGTCGACAAGGGTTTTGGGAACCTCGAAGGAATTTTTCTCCAGCAGACCCTGCCGGATCTGTTCCTCCATGCCGCCCCTCGCCGCCTCCTTCGCTTCCTGGACCAGGCGTACCCGAATCTTTTCCCTGAGATCGGAAAGTCCGTCTATATCCCCGAAACCCTTGGCGAATTCGTCGTCCATCTCGGGAAGCTTCTTCTCCCTTACGCCGTTCACCTTCACCTCGAACACCACCTGCTTCCCGGCGTACTTCCGGTTGGGGAAATCCGGCTCGAACCGCACCTCGAACGTCTTCTCCTCCCCCGGCCGGACTCCCGAAAGGTGCGATTCGAACTCCTTTCCGAACGGCACCCCCCCCTCGATGACGATGCTCGAGGAATCGCTTTTCTCGACGGTCTTCCCCTCCGAGGTCGCGGTGAACCCGAACTCCACCAGGTCGGACCCTCCGGCCCCCCGTCCCTCCACCGCGTGGAACTGGGCGAAGGACTCCCGGAGGCGATCGATCGCCGTGTCCACGTCCTCGTCCCGCACCACCGCCTCCTCCTTCGCGATGGGGATCCCCCGGTATCCTTCCGGGGTCACCTCGGGGACGACCTCCACCGTGGCGGTGAAGACGAACTCCTCCCCCTCCGTGAGCTTCGCCCCGTCGATCTTCGGGAGCGACAGGATCTTGAGACTGTTCTCCTTCACCGCCTCGGAGAGGGAATTCCGGACCAGATCCTCGGCGACATCCGTCTCGACGGACTCCTTGAACACCCGCCGCACCATCGACATCGGGGCCTTCCCTTTCCGGAATCCGCGGAGGGGCGCCACTTTCCTAACCTTGGCGTACCCCGCCTCGACGCGCTGGGATACCTCGTCCGCCGGGACTTCCACCCGGATCCTCTTCTCCACGCCGCTGACCGACTCGATGCTCGTCTTCATGATGAATCGTTCTCTCCTGTTCCTTTAGAGTAAAACATGCTGGCAGTTGGTGCGAGAGGAGGGATTTGAACCCTCACGGTTGCCCACCGGATCCTAAATCCGGCGCGTCTGCCATTCCGCCACTCTCGCACACCACCGGCGGGTCAGTATACGGAATTCTACAGTATATACATATATTTCCGCTTGGCAAGCCCAAACGACCGCCTCCGAGCCCGCGTGCCGGTAGTGGAAGGATCCTGTCTCGCGGGTGATTCCCCTCTGCATCGCCCTGGGTCCCCGGTCGACGGCGCCTGCCCTTGGGGCCGCCCAGTCAAGTGGGCGGTCGCGGCGGAGCGGACGCAGGAGGGGGGCGGAGTGAGGTTAAGCGCAGCCGTGCCGGTTCACCGCACGGCGAGCCACGAACGGAGCCCCCCTCCGAGGCAGCGGAGCCGGTCCCTGCGCCCAGATACCGGGGCGATCGCGGCGGAGCAGCCGAAGGACGGGGGGTCCGAGCGGAGCTTTCCGGGAGGAAGGTCAAGCGCAGCCTTGCGGGTCCGCTGCAAGGCGAGCGACGAAGCGAGCGACCCCCCTCCGAGGATGCGGAAGCCGGCCATGACGCCGCGTAACGGTGCGCGCAGATGTGGCGCCTGCCGCAGAGGGGGAAGAGTTCTTAGGAACGTCCCTGTTCTAAGCGGAGGATGCGGCGCGCGTTGGCAAGGAAGACCTTGTCGAGGACGGCCGGGGGGTACCCTTCCGCGTCCCAGTCCCGGAAGAGCCGTTCGTAGGCGAGGACGGGGTAGTCCGACCCGAACATGACCTTGTCCTGCAGGCGGCCGGCGATCTCCTTCTTCAGCTCGGGCGTGAAATATTTCGGGGACCAGCCGGACGTCTCCATGAAGACGTTGGCCTTGTGGAGGAGGATGGCGATCATCTCGCTCTGCCACGGCCACGAGGGGTGGCACGCGATGACGGTGAGGCCGGGGAAATCGGCCGCGACATCGTCGAGATGGATCGGCTGGGTGTACTTGAGCTTGAGCCCCATCCCCCCGGGCGTCCCCGCCCCCAGTCCCGTGGTCCCCGTGTGGAACTGCACGGGAACGGAGAGCTCGACGCATTTCTCGTAGAGCGGGTAGAAGCGCCGGTCGTTCGGGAAGAACGACTGGGCGATCCCCTGGAACTTCACCCCCGCGAGCCTAAGGTTCCGGACCGCGCGGTCCAGCTCCCGGACGGCCTCCTCCCCTTTCCACGGGTCGACCGAAGCCCAGGCCCCGATGACCGCGCCGGGGAACCGGTCCCGGACCGAGGCGACGTAATCGTTGGTCGTCGCCGGCAGCCCGGTCGTGGTCTCCGCGTCCCACGCCAGGATCATCGCGCCCACCCCGGCCCGGAGGAACTCGCCGGCCATCTCCTCCTCCGTGCGGACATGAAAGGGAACCTTGTAGTAGGCCTCGAGCGCCTCGAAGTACGGGCGCATCGATTCGTACCAGGGACGGGTGCTGGGGTGGGCGTGTACGTCGATCGCTTTCAAGGGCCTACTCGAGGTAGAGCCACTCCTTCAGATCCGCCGAGGGCTCGTCGAACTGCATGCCGAAAATGTAGGATCCGTCGTGGCTTTCAGCCGTTCGGAACCAGATGACCTTCCCCGACACCCGGATCGGCGCCCCCCCTTCCGGGAAGACGGTCGCGTCCACGCGGTTGCGCGTCGTCATGAGCGTGTCGTACATCACGTGGAGGCCGTCCGGGGCGATCTTCGGGGTCACGACGGACATCCCCGCCGAGGAAAAATCCCTCGCGGTGCCCGATACGGGCGACGATACCCTCTCCGGGTGCTTGCCGCTCTGGACCGTGAACACAACCCTGGCCATGCGCTGTTTCCTCTCTTTTTTCCTCCGTTCCCTGGAAAACAGAGTCATCTGGATGTCGGTTCCTTCTTTTCCTCGTCGATTCGGCGAAATCCTTCCAGAATCAGTTGCATCTCGTCCATGTCGATCGTCCGATCGGTGGTGGTCTGGCTATGCGCGATCACGAAGGACCCCTCTTGGAGGCGCAAGAGCCGGTAAAAGGCCTCCTCCCCATTCAGGTTCCCGGTCTCGCAGTGGGAAATCCGCCCGTTCATGAAGTAGATCCGCCCCCCGTCGGCTTCCCCCGCCTTCAGGGTCACGCAGGCGGTCTTGAGCCCCAGGTGAAGGGTCTGGACGATCTCCGGGATCCCGAGATTGCTGAGGTCCCCCATGACCCCCTGGACCGCACCTGCCGCGGAGGCGTCTTTCTTTCCCTTCTGGTCCCTCCGGATGATGTTGCGGATTCGGGCGGCGAGTTCCCTCAGGTCCACCGGCTTGACGAGGTAATCCTCCGCTCCCAGGTGGAGCGCCTCGACCTTCGTGTCCGTATCGTCTCTCGCGGAAAGGAACAGGAGGGGCGTATCCCCGACCCCCCGAATCTCGCGCATCTTCCTGTACATCGCGATCCCGTCCATCTCCGGCATCAAGACGTCGGCGATGACGAGATCCGGGCGATCCTTCTCCACGTAGGACAGCGCCTCGGAGGGGTTGTCCGTGCCGATCACGTCGAATCCCTCGTTGACAAGCTTGAGCTTGAGGAGGGTCAGGAAGTCCATCTCGTCGTCCACGATGAGGATCTTCGGCTTGCCCCCGATCCCGTGGTAGTAGAACTTCTGTTCCAACACGCGGGTGAAGATTTCGACGATCTCCGGGTCGAACTGGCTCCCCACGTTCCGGTGCAGTTCCGCGATCGCCTCCTCTTTCTGCCGGCTCCGCCGGTAGGGCCGGTTGGCGGTCATCGCCGCGAAGGCGTCCACCACGGACAGGATCCGCGCCCCCACCGGGATCTGCCGGCCCTTGAGCCCGCCCGGATATCCCTTCCCGTCGTATCGCTCGTGGTGGTGCACGATGATCGGCTTGATCTTCCACGGGAATTCGATCGAGTCGAGGATCTTGGCGCCGTTTTCGCAATGGGACTTCACATTGCTGTACTCTCGGTCGGAGATATCCTTTTTCCCGGTGAGAATCTCGGTGCGGATGCCGATCCTGCCGATGTCGTGCAGGAGCGACGCCACGACGATCTCGTCCACCATCTCCGTTGACAGGTTCATCTCCTCGGCAACGGCGCGGGCGTACTGCATCGTGATGTGCGAATTCCCGCCGAAAAACGGGTCGTTGATCTCCAGCAGGCCGACGAGGACGTCGATCGTCTCGATGAGGCACTTCTTCAGGTGCAAGTCGGTCACCGGCAACGCCACCGGGACCCTGTCCTCTCCCGCTGCCAGGAGGATGTCCAGGAGCTCGCGCTGGTCCATGATGAAATCGGAGGACCCGAACCGCAGGACGTCGTCCGATGTCCGGATGACGGAAAAGGAGGAGAAGACGATCACACGGGATTTCGGGGTTACCCGGAGGAGCCGCCGCTTCAGTTCCACCCCGGAGCCGTCGGGGAGGAACTGCTCGCAGAGGATGAAATCGGGGGTGGAGTTGGAGACGATCTGAAGGGCCTGCGCACCGTTGTCGGCCAGGGACACCCGGAGGCCCGCGTCGGAGAAAAGGGTCGCCAGCATGTCCCGGACGCTCGCCTCGTTGTTGACGATCAGGACCGATTTCTTCGTCATGGCGTCAGATCCCTTTCTCCGCCCGGCGGATATCCTCGCCGGTCATTTCGACGGGCGGGGGGATCCCCATCATCCGGAGGATCGTCGGCGCGATGTCCTCCAGCGCGCGGTCGTTTTTCAGTACCGTTCCCTTCCCCTGCGGATCGGCGAGAATCAGGGGAACCGGATTGGTCGTGTGGGCCGTGTGCGGCCCCCCCGTCTCGGGGTCCACCATCTGTTCGGCGTTCCCGTGGTCGGCCGTCACGAGCGCCAGGCCCCCCGTTTCCCAGATGTTCTCGACGACGCGGCGCAGGCCCTCGTCCACCGCCTCGATCGCCCGGATCGCGGCCGATAAAATTCCGGTGTGCCCCACCATGTCCCCGTTCGCGAAATTCAGGATCAGCATGTCGTGGCGGCCCGACCCCACCTCGGCCACCGCCCGCTCCGCGACTTCGTGCGCGCTCATCTCCGGCTGCAGGTCGTAGGTGGGAACCGAGGGGGACGGAACCAGAATCCGCGACTCCCCCGGGAACACCTTCTCCGCGCCCCCGTTGAAGAAATAGGTCACGTGGGCGTACTTCTCGGTCTCCGCCATCCGGAGGTTCCGGATCCCGCGTTCGGCAAAGATGTCCGCGAGGATATGGTCCATCGTCTGCGCCCCGAACGCGGTGGGCAGGTGGAAGGTCTCGTCGTAGGAGGTCATGCAGGCGAACGCGAGCCCCAGCCGCTCGGGCCGCGGGAAGCGGTCGAAATCGTCCTGCGTCAGGGCCCGGGTAAGCTGCCGGGCGCGGTCCGACCGGAAGTTGAAGAAGATCACCGAATCCCCCGGGGAGATGGGCCCCACGGCTTTGCCGTCCCGATGGATAACCACCGGTTCGATGAACTCGTCGGTCACCCCCGCCTCGTAGGAACCGGAGACGGCCGCCGCCGGATCGGCGCTCGCCTTCCCCTCGCCGCGCACCATCGCGCGGAAGGCGCGTTCGACGCGGTCCCAGCGGTTGTCCCGGTCCATCGCGTAATACCGGCCCGACACCGTGGCCACCTTCCCCACCCCGATCCGCTCCATCTTCTCCTGGAGGTTGCGCAGGTGGTGAAGACCGCTGGTCGGAGGAGTGTCGCGGCCGTCGAAGATCGGGTGGACGAACACCTGCTCCACCCCCCGCTGCCTCGCCATCTCGAGAAGGGCGACCAGGTGCGTGTGGAGCGAGTGCACGCCCCCGTCGGAGAGGAGTCCAACGAGATGGAGCGCCTTCCCGCTCCGCCGGGACGCATCCATCGTTTCGCGGAGAACCGGATTCCGGAAAAAATCGCCATCCCGGATCGCCTTCGAGATCCGGACGATTTCCTGGTAGACGACCCGGCCCGCCCCCAGGTTCAGGTGGCCGACTTCCGAGTTTCCCATCTGACCCGCGGGAAGTCCGACGCGCTCTTCGGAAGCGTGGATCAGCGTGTGGGGGAACTCCGCCCAGAGCCGGTCGAAGAACGGGGTTTTGGCCAAGGCCACCGCGTTGCCCTCGGTTTCCTCCCGGTACCCCCAGCCGTCCAGCACGATGAGAGCGATAAGCCTTTCCTTCATAATCGGATATTATAGAACACTTCTCTCCCCTCGAACCTCCCGGATTGCCCCAGTTCCTCCTCGATCCTCAGCAGCTGGTTGTACTTGGCGAGCCGGTCGGTCCGCGAGGCCGAGCCCGTCTTGATCTGCCCCGTGTTCAGGGCGACGACGAAGTCGGCGATGGTGCTGTCCTCGGTTTCGCCGGACCGATGGGACACGACGGCCGTCCACCCGGCCCGCTTGGCCATTTCCACGGCGTCGATCGTCTCGCTCAAGGTCCCGATCTGGTTCAGCTTGATGAGCACGGAGTTCGCGATCCC carries:
- the gpmI gene encoding 2,3-bisphosphoglycerate-independent phosphoglycerate mutase, which gives rise to MKERLIALIVLDGWGYREETEGNAVALAKTPFFDRLWAEFPHTLIHASEERVGLPAGQMGNSEVGHLNLGAGRVVYQEIVRISKAIRDGDFFRNPVLRETMDASRRSGKALHLVGLLSDGGVHSLHTHLVALLEMARQRGVEQVFVHPIFDGRDTPPTSGLHHLRNLQEKMERIGVGKVATVSGRYYAMDRDNRWDRVERAFRAMVRGEGKASADPAAAVSGSYEAGVTDEFIEPVVIHRDGKAVGPISPGDSVIFFNFRSDRARQLTRALTQDDFDRFPRPERLGLAFACMTSYDETFHLPTAFGAQTMDHILADIFAERGIRNLRMAETEKYAHVTYFFNGGAEKVFPGESRILVPSPSVPTYDLQPEMSAHEVAERAVAEVGSGRHDMLILNFANGDMVGHTGILSAAIRAIEAVDEGLRRVVENIWETGGLALVTADHGNAEQMVDPETGGPHTAHTTNPVPLILADPQGKGTVLKNDRALEDIAPTILRMMGIPPPVEMTGEDIRRAEKGI